The genome window AGACGCTAATAAAAGCGTCTGTTTTTGTAAATTATTTAATCATTATTCTCAATACTCTTATATGCATCAATAATTTTCTTAACCAATCTGTGGCGTACGATATCTTTGTCGTCTAAGTAAATGATTCCAATGCCTTCAACATCTTTCAAAACCAAAATAGCTTCTTTCAATCCTGAAATCGTTCTTCGTGGTAAATCCACCTGACCTGGGTCGCCCGTGATGATGAATTTGGCGTTTTTACCCATACGTGTTAAGAACATTTTCATTTGCGAATGCGTGGTATTTTGTGCCTCGTCTAATATTACAAAGGCATTATCTAACGTTCGTCCGCGCATAAACGCTAACGGTGCTATTTGGATAATTCCTTTTAAGATATAATCTTCTAACGTTTGTGGTGGCAACATATCGCGCAACGCATCGTATAACGGTTGCATGTATGGGTCAAGTTTTTCTTTCATATCACCAGGAAGAAAACCTAAGTTTTCACCCGCTTCAACTGCCGGACGCGTTAATATGATTCGCTTGACTTGTTTTTCCTTTAATGCTTTTACTGCCATGGCAACACCCGTGTAGGTTTT of Flavobacterium channae contains these proteins:
- a CDS encoding PhoH family protein: MNERIIELVDIAPKEFWGAQDTHLETIKKYYPKLKIVARGTTLKAFGEPEILDEFENRFKRLMHHFTRYNSIDDNVILRVLETSHQHDAEHMHDRDKILVHGVGGKLIKAMTPNQQKLVDYVHKNDMVFAIGPAGTGKTYTGVAMAVKALKEKQVKRIILTRPAVEAGENLGFLPGDMKEKLDPYMQPLYDALRDMLPPQTLEDYILKGIIQIAPLAFMRGRTLDNAFVILDEAQNTTHSQMKMFLTRMGKNAKFIITGDPGQVDLPRRTISGLKEAILVLKDVEGIGIIYLDDKDIVRHRLVKKIIDAYKSIENND